In Syngnathus scovelli strain Florida chromosome 11, RoL_Ssco_1.2, whole genome shotgun sequence, one DNA window encodes the following:
- the uqcc1 gene encoding ubiquinol-cytochrome c reductase complex assembly factor 1 isoform X1: MWSLWLASRRPLQSAARTVGTDLLSHKAASISRPRVVPLMTTQRRPVYLSAQTCSVKETLAPSREEVGGFTKLIEAMGFTGPLKYNKWKIKIAALRMYTCCVERVNYDDFLDRCLLPDTLNSWFLVAQLHVWMCLVRMRQEGRAGKYMCRYVVHSMWEDVEQRSKIMGIDAIHRKEALKAMTETFYAALFGYDEGILSDDSILAAALWRNLFNCQCEDSAQLELMVEYVRKQMQFIDSLDGEDLLLTGEVKWRPLLEENAQSILKASTPTYNDAGL, encoded by the exons ATGTGGTCCCTGTGGCTCGCGTCCCGGCGGCCGCTACAGTCTGCCGCCAGAACCGTCGGAACCGACCTCCTGTCCCACAAG GCAGCGTCCATCAGCAGGCCTCGTGTGGTCCCCCTGATGACGACGCAACGGCGCCCGGTGTACCTGAGCGCACAG ACGTGCAGCGTGAAGGAGACGTTGGCACCCAGTCGGGAGGAAGTGGGCGGCTTCACCAAGCTGATTGAGGCCATGGGCTTCACAGGACCCCTCAAGTACAACAAatgg AAAATCAAGATTGCGGCCTTGCGCATGTACACGTGCTGCGTGGAGAGGGTCAACTACGACGATTTCTTGGACA GGTGCTTGCTGCCCGACACACTCAACTCCTGGTTCCTGGTGGCGCAGCTGCATGTGTG GATGTGTCTGGTGCGGATGCGTCAGGAGGGCCGGGCGGGCAAGTACATGTGTCGCTACGTGGTCCACTCCATGTGGGAGGACGTGGAGCAGCGCAGCAAGATCATGGGG ATTGACGCCATTCATCGTAAGGAAGCCCTCAAAGCCATGACTGAGACCTTCTACGCCGCTTTGTTTGGATACGATGAG GGCATCCTGTCCGACGACAGCATCCTTGCCGCCGCTCTGTGGAGAAATTTGTTCAACTGTCAGTGTGAGGACTCTGCCCAGCTGGAGCTCATGGTGGAGTATGTGCGCAAGCAG ATGCAGTTCATTGACTCTCTGGACGGCGAAGACTTGCTTCTGACTGGAGAAGTCAAGTGGCGCCCCCTGCTGGAGGAGAATGCTCAGAGCATCCTGAAAGCGTCCACGCCCACATACAATGATGCCGGACTGTGA
- the uqcc1 gene encoding ubiquinol-cytochrome c reductase complex assembly factor 1 isoform X2: MWSLWLASRRPLQSAARTVGTDLLSHKTCSVKETLAPSREEVGGFTKLIEAMGFTGPLKYNKWKIKIAALRMYTCCVERVNYDDFLDRCLLPDTLNSWFLVAQLHVWMCLVRMRQEGRAGKYMCRYVVHSMWEDVEQRSKIMGIDAIHRKEALKAMTETFYAALFGYDEGILSDDSILAAALWRNLFNCQCEDSAQLELMVEYVRKQMQFIDSLDGEDLLLTGEVKWRPLLEENAQSILKASTPTYNDAGL; this comes from the exons ATGTGGTCCCTGTGGCTCGCGTCCCGGCGGCCGCTACAGTCTGCCGCCAGAACCGTCGGAACCGACCTCCTGTCCCACAAG ACGTGCAGCGTGAAGGAGACGTTGGCACCCAGTCGGGAGGAAGTGGGCGGCTTCACCAAGCTGATTGAGGCCATGGGCTTCACAGGACCCCTCAAGTACAACAAatgg AAAATCAAGATTGCGGCCTTGCGCATGTACACGTGCTGCGTGGAGAGGGTCAACTACGACGATTTCTTGGACA GGTGCTTGCTGCCCGACACACTCAACTCCTGGTTCCTGGTGGCGCAGCTGCATGTGTG GATGTGTCTGGTGCGGATGCGTCAGGAGGGCCGGGCGGGCAAGTACATGTGTCGCTACGTGGTCCACTCCATGTGGGAGGACGTGGAGCAGCGCAGCAAGATCATGGGG ATTGACGCCATTCATCGTAAGGAAGCCCTCAAAGCCATGACTGAGACCTTCTACGCCGCTTTGTTTGGATACGATGAG GGCATCCTGTCCGACGACAGCATCCTTGCCGCCGCTCTGTGGAGAAATTTGTTCAACTGTCAGTGTGAGGACTCTGCCCAGCTGGAGCTCATGGTGGAGTATGTGCGCAAGCAG ATGCAGTTCATTGACTCTCTGGACGGCGAAGACTTGCTTCTGACTGGAGAAGTCAAGTGGCGCCCCCTGCTGGAGGAGAATGCTCAGAGCATCCTGAAAGCGTCCACGCCCACATACAATGATGCCGGACTGTGA